The DNA region TCTATCGCCAAGATTTTTTGGCATGCCTTGCGATCACGGCGCTTCGTTCGCTCATGATGTTCATCGCCTCTTGAGGCGATCTCTTGGTTTCTCGCGGACAACCCGTCTTTTCCGGAGAATAATGGTGGGTCAATGATGACATGGTCATGACGATATACTGATTCGCTGCTGGGGGACCTCAAACCAATCCTGGGGGGCGCTTTGGATCCACCGGCAATGCCGCTGGCTCTGCCTCCAACGGGCTCAGTACTAGCTCCAGGCGTCAGTGCAAGCCGCCGACCCCGAGCAGGCTTTCGACCGTTTGATGATCTCTCGACAGGCGTTCCGGCGTGCCTGTCCAGGCCAGTCGGCCGCGTTCGAGGATGATGACGTGATCGGCGAAATCGAGCGCGCTCTGGATGCGCTGTTCGACAAGAAGGATGGTCATATCGCCCTTCTTGGCGAGATCGGCGAAGGCAGCCATCAGTTCCTCGCAAATGACAGGCGCTAGGCCCTCGAGCGGTTCGTCGAGCAGCAGAACGGACGGGCGGCCGAGAATGGTGCGGGCTGTTGAAAGCATCTGCTGCTCGCCGCCGGAGAGCTGGTTGCCGAGGTTTCGGCGGCGCTCCTTCAGGCGCGGGAACATGGCATAGGCTTCCTCCAGCGCCGTCTTCGGCCGCGCCTTCAGACCGACGAAAAGGTTCTCTTCGACCGTCAGCGTGGGAAAGACGCAGCGCGTCTGAGGCACATAGCCGAGGCCCCTATGGGCGCGCATTGCGCTCGGTGCTGCGGTGACATCCGAACCACCGAGGTGGATCTGGCCTTGATACCGCCTGGTCTGGCCGGCAAGCGTTGCCAGGAGCGTGGTCTTGCCCATGCCGTTACGGCCGAGCACGGCTAGACGGGCGCCTGCCGGCACGGTGAAGGAGATGCCTTCGAGCACCCGCGTCGGCCCGTATCCGGCCGACAGGTTTTCAACCTCAAGCGACAGGGCTGGCATTGGCATAGCTCCCGAGATAGGCCTCGCGCACGCGGGCATCCTTGGTGACATCGGCCGGCAGGCCGTCGAAGATGATCGCGCCGGCCGCCAGCACGATGACGCGCTTGGCAAAACGGAAGACGAGGTCCATGTCGTGTTCGATCATCAGGACGGCGAGATCGGCGGGAAGGTCGGCCAGCGCCTGTTCGATTCGGCCGGTATCGCTTTGCGGCACGCCGGCCGCAGGCTCGTCGAGCAGCAGCACCTTCGGCCTCAGCGCCAGCGCCACGGCGATTTCGAGGAGCCGCTGCTGGCCATAGGCGATCTCGCTGACTCTGCGATGCATCAGCGAGGCCAGCCCGAGTTTACCCAGGAGATCGTCGACCTCCGCCATGACGTCGGGCATGGCGAGGAAATTCCCGAACATCTTGCGGGTCTTTCCGTCACGCTGAAGGACGGCGAGCCCCACATGTTCGGCGGGCGTCATATCCTGAAAAAGCCGCGTCACCTGAAAGGATCGGACGAGGCCGCGTTTGACCCTGCCGATCGCATCCACCTTCGTCACCGCCTCGCCGCCGAGGCGAACCTCGCCGGAATCGGGGGAGAGATTGCCGGTGACGAGGTTGACGAAGGTGGTCTTGCCGGCGCCGTTCGGGCCGATCAGCGCGATGCGGTCGCCGGGCGCCATTGCCAGCGAGACATCATTGGTGACGGCAAGGCCGCCGAAGGCTTTCCTGAGATTGGTTACTTCGAAGACCGGGCTCATGCGCGCGTCTCCTTCCGGCGGCAGATCAAGGCGGCGGCCGTTCCGTAGAGGCCTTTCGGCGCAAACAGCACGACGGCGATCAGCAGGGCGCCGACCATGGTCAGCCAGTGAAAGGGGTTGGCGGCCGAGACATAATCCTCGAAGAACATGAAGATGACGGTGCCGGAGAGCGCGCCGAACAGGGAACCGGTGCCGCCGAGCACGAGCATGACAAGCGCTTCGGCCGATTGCGTGAAGGACAGGCTGTCGAGCCCGACGACCTGGGTCGAGATCGCATTCAGCGCGCCGCCGACGCCGGCAACGGCGCCTGAGATCACGTACATCTTGATGAGAGCGGCCTTCGGCGAGCCGCCCATGGCGCGGATGCGCAGCGGGTCTTGCCGGATGCCGCGGCAGAGCATGCCGAAGGGTGAGCGAACCAGCAATCGCAGCAGCATGAAGACGATGACGAGCAGTGTCGTTCCGAAGAAGAAGGCGGTATGGCCGTAGAGATCGAATTCGAAAATGCCGAATATCGGGTCCGGCGCAATGCCGGAAAGCCCGTCGCTGCCTCCCGTCCAGGAGGAGGCCTTGTTGGCAAATTCATGGAAGAGGTGGATGAGCGCAATCGACAGCACGAGTTGCGGCAGCCCATGCGCGCGCAGGATGATCGCGCCGCAGAGCAGCCCGGCAACCGCGCCCCCTGTTATGCCGGCAAGCATCATCAGCAGCGGGTCGTTGATGCCGTAATGCGCCGACAGGATCCCGGCGGCATAGGCGCCGGAGCCGAAGAGCGCGGCATGGCCGAGCGTTGCGACGCCGCAATAACCGGTCACGAGATCGAGCGACAGGACGAGCAGGGCGATCGTGATCATCCGCGTCAGAAGCGCCAGATTGTCGGGTAAGGCGAAATAGCCGATCGCGGCGATGGCCGTGATGGCCGCTACTCCGAGAAGATCGGCATTCACTGCGCGCCGATGCCGGAGGCGTTCGGTTTCGTTGTTCATGACGAGCGTCATCCTATTTCATCCTTCCGGCAAGGCCGCGCGGGAAGATGCAGATGATGGCGATCACGGCGAGATAGAAGAAGAATTCCCCGAATTCCGGCATCAGATAGCGTCCCGTCGTATCGATGGCGCCAAGCAGCAGGCAGGCAATCAGCGCGCCCGGAATGGAGCCGGCGCCGCCGACGGAGACGACGACGAGGAAGGTCACCATGTAACGCAGCGCATAATAGGGCTCGACCGGCAGGAGTTCGGCGCCGACCACGCCGCCGAAGGCGGCAAGCCCGACGGCAACGGCAAAGCTCACCGCATAGATGATCTCTGTGCGCACGCCGAGTGCGGCAGCCATCGCCGCATCGTCGACGGAGGCGCGCAGCTTGACCCCGAAGCTCGTTCGCTCGATCGCGAACCACAGGGCGAGCGCAACGGCGAGGCCGCAGAAGATGACGAAAAGCCGGTGCACGGGAATGGTGCGGAATCCGAGATCGGCCGATCCCTGCAAGGTGCCGGCAAGCGGTATCGTCTTCAGCGTCGGTCCCATCACGTAGTTCGCGATGCCGATGACGCAGAAAGTGATGCCGATTGTCATCAGCACCTGGGTCAGTTCAGGGGCGCCATAGATCCGGCGGTAGAGAAAACGCTCGAGCGGAATTGCGATGATGATCGTGACGACGACGGCCGCGACGACTGCGACAGCATAACTAAGACCGAGGTCACGGGCGGCATAGGAGGCGATGTAGCCTCCGATCATGGCGAAGGCGCCATGAGCCAGGTTGACGACACGCATCAGCCCCATGGTCACGGAAAGGCCGATCGAGATCACGAAGAGCGCCATGCCATAGGCAAAGGCGTCGACGGCGATGCTGAAGACTGTCTGCATGAAGTTACCTTACTTCGATGCGGCGGCCGCGATGCGCGAGACCCCGCCGCCGGTCCGGATGCCGCAATCTTACTTGGCCGCCGCAAGGCCCGGGTCGCTCTGTTTCTCGAACGTCTGGATCTCCTTGTTGAAGTACGTCCCGTCATCGGCCTTGGCGACTTCGCGCAGATAGATGTTCTGAGTAATATGCCGGCTTTCCGGATCGATCGAGACCGGGCCGCGCGGGCTCACCCACGCAAGGCCCTTGACCGCGTCGACCGCTTTCTCGGCGTCCTGCTTGCCGCCCGTCGCCTCGATCATCTTGTAGATGACATACATGCCGTCATAGGCGCTGACCGCAGGGAAGGAGATTTCGGCCTTGTTGCCGATCGCCTTGGCGGCAGCCTCGACAAAAGCCTTGTTCTCGGGCGAGTCGTGCGACACGGCATAGTGGAAGGTCGTCTTGATGCCGAGTGCGGCGTCGCCGAGCGCCGGCAGATCGGATTCCTGCGTCAGATCGCCAGGCGCGAAGAACTTGATGCCGGCGGCCTTCAAGCCGTTCTCGTTATAAGCCTTGACGAAGCCAAGCGTCGTCGGGCCCGATGGCAGGAAGGCGAAGACGCCCTCGGCGCCGGAATCCTTGATGCGCTGCATAATCGGGCTGAAGTCGTTGGTCGCGAGCGGCATGCGGATCGCCTCGACCACCTGACCGCCGGCCTTCTCGAAACCGGCCTTAAACGCATTCTCGGCGTCGATACCCGGGCCGTAATCGCTGACGACCGAAATCACCTTCTTGACGCCGGTGTCGAAGGCAACCTTGGCGATCGGCGTCGAGGTCTGCCATGTTGTAAACGAGGTGCGTACGACAAGCGGGCTCTTGGTGACGATCGCCGAGGTGGCGGCGTTCATGATGACCATCGGCACGTTGCCCTGCTTCAGG from Rhizobium sp. NLR16a includes:
- a CDS encoding ABC transporter ATP-binding protein, which codes for MPALSLEVENLSAGYGPTRVLEGISFTVPAGARLAVLGRNGMGKTTLLATLAGQTRRYQGQIHLGGSDVTAAPSAMRAHRGLGYVPQTRCVFPTLTVEENLFVGLKARPKTALEEAYAMFPRLKERRRNLGNQLSGGEQQMLSTARTILGRPSVLLLDEPLEGLAPVICEELMAAFADLAKKGDMTILLVEQRIQSALDFADHVIILERGRLAWTGTPERLSRDHQTVESLLGVGGLH
- a CDS encoding ABC transporter ATP-binding protein — its product is MSPVFEVTNLRKAFGGLAVTNDVSLAMAPGDRIALIGPNGAGKTTFVNLVTGNLSPDSGEVRLGGEAVTKVDAIGRVKRGLVRSFQVTRLFQDMTPAEHVGLAVLQRDGKTRKMFGNFLAMPDVMAEVDDLLGKLGLASLMHRRVSEIAYGQQRLLEIAVALALRPKVLLLDEPAAGVPQSDTGRIEQALADLPADLAVLMIEHDMDLVFRFAKRVIVLAAGAIIFDGLPADVTKDARVREAYLGSYANASPVA
- a CDS encoding branched-chain amino acid ABC transporter permease is translated as MTLVMNNETERLRHRRAVNADLLGVAAITAIAAIGYFALPDNLALLTRMITIALLVLSLDLVTGYCGVATLGHAALFGSGAYAAGILSAHYGINDPLLMMLAGITGGAVAGLLCGAIILRAHGLPQLVLSIALIHLFHEFANKASSWTGGSDGLSGIAPDPIFGIFEFDLYGHTAFFFGTTLLVIVFMLLRLLVRSPFGMLCRGIRQDPLRIRAMGGSPKAALIKMYVISGAVAGVGGALNAISTQVVGLDSLSFTQSAEALVMLVLGGTGSLFGALSGTVIFMFFEDYVSAANPFHWLTMVGALLIAVVLFAPKGLYGTAAALICRRKETRA
- a CDS encoding branched-chain amino acid ABC transporter permease, with product MQTVFSIAVDAFAYGMALFVISIGLSVTMGLMRVVNLAHGAFAMIGGYIASYAARDLGLSYAVAVVAAVVVTIIIAIPLERFLYRRIYGAPELTQVLMTIGITFCVIGIANYVMGPTLKTIPLAGTLQGSADLGFRTIPVHRLFVIFCGLAVALALWFAIERTSFGVKLRASVDDAAMAAALGVRTEIIYAVSFAVAVGLAAFGGVVGAELLPVEPYYALRYMVTFLVVVSVGGAGSIPGALIACLLLGAIDTTGRYLMPEFGEFFFYLAVIAIICIFPRGLAGRMK
- a CDS encoding ABC transporter substrate-binding protein, encoding MRKLFLAAAAAILMGTSACADTIKVGVIGPFSGPFALQGKNFKAGIDAYMAVNGNKVGSDTVEIVYRDVPQADPAQSKALAQELIVKEKVQYLAGFYFTPDAMAVTPILKQGNVPMVIMNAATSAIVTKSPLVVRTSFTTWQTSTPIAKVAFDTGVKKVISVVSDYGPGIDAENAFKAGFEKAGGQVVEAIRMPLATNDFSPIMQRIKDSGAEGVFAFLPSGPTTLGFVKAYNENGLKAAGIKFFAPGDLTQESDLPALGDAALGIKTTFHYAVSHDSPENKAFVEAAAKAIGNKAEISFPAVSAYDGMYVIYKMIEATGGKQDAEKAVDAVKGLAWVSPRGPVSIDPESRHITQNIYLREVAKADDGTYFNKEIQTFEKQSDPGLAAAK